DNA from Candidatus Binatia bacterium:
TTCCGAGGTAGCGCCGAAAATGGTCCGGGCGACGAAGACGCCGATTGATTCCAGGCGAAGACACCTCGAGTGAGTACGAGCCGGGCACGGCGCCGTGAACGTCTAGCAGATCGCCTAACTGCCGGCTCACTCGGGTGAGATCGTCGAGGGAGACGCCGCCATCGCGGTCGAGATACAGGCGCAACACCATGCCCCGGCTCTCTCGACGGAACTCCACGTCCACCATTTCTAGACCCTCGTGTACGACCAACGGTTCGGCGATTTCCCAGACCCGCTCAGCGACTGTTTCGTTCATCTGTCCTCAAATAAAAAAGTGGGCGCGGCGGCCCACCTTTTGCTCAGCGGCCTAAGTTTACTGGATTCCTAGCATAAGCCACCAGCGGGCCGCAAGGTGAGGGTGCGCCCAGCAGGGTGGGCGCCGGGCGGCTAGTACATGTCCTCGATCAAATCGCGATATCTTTCAGCGATAACCTTCCGCTTCACCTTCAGACTCGGTGTCAATTCGCCCGTTTCGACGCTGAAATCGCGCGGCAAGATGCGGTGATACTTGAGGGATTCGTACGATGCCAAGCGGCGGTTGACCTCGGCGACCTCGGCATCGATCAAGGCCCGAACCCGTGCATCATCGGCCCACTGACTGCGATCCGCAGGGAGGTGGATGTGCTCTCTTGCCGCCCATGCCTGTACTTCATCATGGTCCAGCGTCAATACGGTCACGCAGTATTTCCGCCGGTCACCGATCACCACGGCTTGACTGATGTGCGGTTGGGTCTTCAGGAGGTTCTCGACGTTCTGCGGGGCAACGTACTTGCCGCCAGACGTCTTGATCAGATCTTTCTTGCGGTCGGTGATGCGGAGAAAGCCCTCGGCGTCGATTTCTCCGATGTCACCGGTGTGGAACCAGCCCTCTTCGTCCCATGCCTCGCGGGTGGCGTCGGGCCGGTTGTAATAGCCCAGCGCGATGTTGGGCCCTTTGGCCAGGATCTCACCGTCCGCGGCGATCTTGAGGGTGACGCACGAAAGTGGCAGTCCGACGGTACCGAACTTGAATTTGTCTGGTTGGTTCACGGTCAGGATGGGAGTGGTTTCGGTGAGTCCGTACCCCTCGAGGATGAGCAAGCCCGACGCATGGAAAAACTCGGCGATTTCCGGCGCCAGTGGTGCGCCCCCGGAGATCATGAATTTCGTGCGGCCGCCGAGCACGCCCTGGATCTTCGAGAACACGAGGCGATCGGCTAGGGCCGCCTGCAGGGCGAGCCCGGGCGATAACGTCCCGCCGCTCTGCAGGCGCTCGCTCCGCCGCCGGCCGACAGCGAAGGCCCAATCCAGGAGGAGCCGCTTGGGCGCCGGGCTCGCCTCACGGCCGGCCTGGATGCGACCAAATACCTTCTCGTAAATCCGAGGTACCGACGGAATCAGTTGCGGGCGTACCTCGTGAATGTCTTCCATCAGGGTGTCGATGCTCTGGGCGAATGCCGTGACCATAGCCTCGGACAGCCCCAGGTACTCGATCAGCCGGGCGAACGAATGGGCCAACGGCAAGAAGAAGAAGTCGATGTCGCCTGGGGTGACCAGGCGCAGCTCTCCGACGCTCTCCACCGCAGCGAGGTGGTTGCCGTGGCTTTGCATGACCCCCTTTGGCGGGCCCGTCGTGCCGGAGGTGTAGACAATGGTTGCGAGCTGGTCGCGGCCAATTCTGTTGATCCGTTCGTGCAGCACGGATGCGGGTACCGAGCGCCCGCGTTCCATCAGCTGCCGCAGGCTGATGGCCCCTGGATCGCCAGTCTCGTCGATCGTGATCATCTGCCGCAGGTCAATCCGGTACGGACGGCCATCGAGTTCGAACCCCTGTTGCTGCACCTGACGCACCTTCGCCAGCTGCTGGGAGCTTTCGACGCAGGCGATGGTGGTCCCGGAGTCCCAGATGATGTATCCGCATTC
Protein-coding regions in this window:
- a CDS encoding ribosome maturation factor RimP, with the protein product MNETVAERVWEIAEPLVVHEGLEMVDVEFRRESRGMVLRLYLDRDGGVSLDDLTRVSRQLGDLLDVHGAVPGSYSLEVSSPGINRRLRRPDHFRRYLGKKVRVRTTDPTEGRRDFVGVLHSVDADGIVLAAGELSHPIRFGEIARANYEPES
- a CDS encoding long-chain fatty acid--CoA ligase — encoded protein: MTSFDNLAAMFFAQERRYADRPRYRYKRDGVWQEVNWATCADRVRAMACGLVSLGLEPGERVALLSKTRPEWIEFDLAVLASGGITVPIYPSNLPDECGYIIWDSGTTIACVESSQQLAKVRQVQQQGFELDGRPYRIDLRQMITIDETGDPGAISLRQLMERGRSVPASVLHERINRIGRDQLATIVYTSGTTGPPKGVMQSHGNHLAAVESVGELRLVTPGDIDFFFLPLAHSFARLIEYLGLSEAMVTAFAQSIDTLMEDIHEVRPQLIPSVPRIYEKVFGRIQAGREASPAPKRLLLDWAFAVGRRRSERLQSGGTLSPGLALQAALADRLVFSKIQGVLGGRTKFMISGGAPLAPEIAEFFHASGLLILEGYGLTETTPILTVNQPDKFKFGTVGLPLSCVTLKIAADGEILAKGPNIALGYYNRPDATREAWDEEGWFHTGDIGEIDAEGFLRITDRKKDLIKTSGGKYVAPQNVENLLKTQPHISQAVVIGDRRKYCVTVLTLDHDEVQAWAAREHIHLPADRSQWADDARVRALIDAEVAEVNRRLASYESLKYHRILPRDFSVETGELTPSLKVKRKVIAERYRDLIEDMY